One Setaria viridis chromosome 3, Setaria_viridis_v4.0, whole genome shotgun sequence DNA window includes the following coding sequences:
- the LOC117848093 gene encoding LOW QUALITY PROTEIN: cysteine protease 1 (The sequence of the model RefSeq protein was modified relative to this genomic sequence to represent the inferred CDS: substituted 2 bases at 2 genomic stop codons) yields the protein MARTEAQARAAYDLWLARHGKAYNALGGEYDRRFQAFWDNLRFVDAHNARAGAHGYRLGLNRFADLTNEEFRAAYLGGAGAAAGRNATATGERYRHDGVEALPEVVDWRQKGAVAPIKNQGQCGKKNKLYHFISFACMRIEYHXSVMLCLLRXSGSCWAFSAVGAVEGINKIVTGELVTLSEQELVDCSKNGQNSGCNGGMMDDAFAFIAGNGGIDTDDDYPYTARDGRCDITKKARRAVSIDGFENVPRNDERSLQKAVAHQPVAVAIEAGGREFQLYESGVFTGRCGTSLDHGVVAVGYGTEDAQDYWLVRNSWGADWGEAGYIRMARNVIARAGKCGIAIEASYPVKAGPNPGPSPAPPSPSPASPVVCDRHSTCPAGSTCCCTYGVRGMCKDRATCCPASHPVCNAKARTCAKSRNSPDTVEVLLRFPAKRQRGSLIAEELVDSVFSI from the coding sequence atGGCGCGGACGGAGGcgcaggcgcgcgcggcgtaCGACCTCTGGCTGGCGCGTCACGGCAAGGCGTACAACGCGCTGGGCGGCGAGTACGACCGCCGGTTCCAGGCGTTCTGGGACAACCTCCGCTTCGTCGACGCGCAcaacgcccgcgccggcgcgcacGGCTACCGCCTCGGCCTCAACCGCTTCGCCGACCTCACCAACGAGGAGTTCCGCGCCGCGTacctcggcggcgccggagccgcagCGGGCCGcaacgccaccgccaccggggAGAGGTACCGCCACGACGGCGTCGAGGCCCTGCCGGAGGTCGTCGACTGGAGGCAGAAGGGCGCCGTCGCTCCCATCAAGAACCAAGGCCAATGCGGTAAGAAGAATAAACTGTATCACTTTATTTCCTTTGCTTGCATGAGAATCGAATATCACTGATCGGTGATGCTTTGCTTGTTGCGGTGATCAGGTAGCTGCTGGGCGTTCTCGGCGGTGGGCGCGGTGGAAGGGATCAACAAGATCGTGACCGGCGAGCTGGTGACGCTGTCGGAGCAGGAGCTGGTGGACTGCTCCAAGAACGGGCAGAACAGCGGGTGCAACGGCGGGATGATGGACGACGCGTTCGCCTTCATCGCCGGCAACGGCGGCATCGACACCGACGACGACTACCCCTACACCGCCCGCGACGGCCGCTGCGACATCACCAAGAAGGCCCGCAGGGCCGTCTCCATCGACGGCTTCGAGAACGTCCCCCGGAACGACGAGAGGTCGCTGCAGAAGGCCGTCGCGCACcagcccgtcgccgtcgccatcgaggccggcggccgcgagttccagctcTACGAGTCGGGCGTGTTCACCGGCCGGTGCGGCACGTCGCTGGACCACGGCGTCGTGGCGGTGGGCTACGGCACGGAGGACGCCCAGGACTACTGGCTGGTGCGCAACTCGTGGGGCGCCGACTGGGGCGAGGCCGGATACATCCGGATGGCGCGCAACGTGATCGCGCGCGCCGGCAAGTGCGGCATCGCCATAGAGGCGTCGTACCCCGTCAAGGCCGGGCCCAACCCCGGCCCGTCCCCGGCGCCACCGTCCCCCTCGCCGGCGTCACCGGTCGTCTGCGACCGCCACAGCACATGCCCAGCGGGGAGCACCTGCTGCTGCACCTACGGCGTCCGGGGCATGTGCAAGGACCGCGCCACCTGCTGCCCGGCGAGCCACCCCGTCTGCAACGCCAAGGCCCGCACCTGCGCCAAGAGTAGGAACAGCCCGGACACCGTGGAGGTGCTGCTCCGCTTCCCGGCGAAGAGGCAGCGGGGATCGCTGATCGCCGAGGAGCTGGTCGATTCCGTTTTCTCGATTTGA